From a single Brassica rapa cultivar Chiifu-401-42 chromosome A01, CAAS_Brap_v3.01, whole genome shotgun sequence genomic region:
- the LOC103852632 gene encoding transmembrane protein 208 homolog, which yields MANQGAKKRKDENARHMAKLRRIIIACNVVYVIVRMVVFYSSFTWRHWIGLVVTSLGYAVPYKFLDGMAKPSVSDDGELIDGGFDMSSGGICGYLHDVLYITCFVQLASIISGKFWYAYLVIPAFGAYKASGLIRGFMSQGSEGGVEDEKTRKKREKMERKASRGQAVRTRTR from the exons ATGGCGAATCAAGGAGCTAAGAAGCGGAAAGATGAAAACGCTCGACACATGGCCAAGCTCCGTCGGATCATCATCGCTTGCAAT GTTGTGTACGTGATAGTGAGGATGGTGGTTTTCTATTCAAGCTTTACCTGGAGACATTGGATAGGCCTTGTGGTTACGTCGTTAGGTTACGCCGTTCCTTACAAGTTTCTCGATGGGATGGCGAAGCCTAGTGTGAGTGATGATGGTGAGCTTATTGATGGTGGGTTTGACATGAGCAGTGGTGGTATTTGTGG ATATTTGCACGATGTACTCTACATCACTTGCTTCGTGCAGCTAGCATCTATCATCTCTGGAAAGTTTTGGTACGCGTATCTAGTG aTTCCTGCATTTGGAGCGTACAAAGCTTCTGGACTTATTAGAGGATTCATGTCACAAGGATCAGAG GGAGGTGTAGAAGATGAGAAAACTCGCAAAAAGAGGGAGAAGATGGAGAGAAAAGCTTCTAGAGGGCAAGCCGTCAGGACAAGAACACGGTAA
- the LOC103852642 gene encoding glycine-rich protein DOT1, protein MSVSNSSSLVLITLILATSCLVSESRIARKDLGLDLGGIGIGIGTGIGIGLGGGGSGSGAGAGSGSGGGGGSSSSSSSSSSSSSSSGGGGGDAGSEAGSYAGSRAGSGSGGSSGSGRGRGGGGGGGHGGGGGGGGGQGGVGGSGNGGGYGEGGGYGGGYGEGGD, encoded by the coding sequence ATGTCTGTGAGTAACTCATCATCACTGGTTCTAATCACCTTGATATTGGCCACGTCGTGCCTAGTCTCCGAGAGCCGGATTGCAAGAAAGGATTTGGGTTTGGACCTTGGCGGGATAGGTATAGGGATCGGTACTGGTATCGGCATAGGTCTCGGTGGAGGTGGTTCCGGGTCCGGAGCTGGTGCCGGGTCAGGatcaggaggaggaggaggttcaAGCTCTTCTTCCTCATCTAGCTCCAGCAGTTCTTCGAGctctggtggtggtggaggtgatGCGGGATCCGAGGCTGGATCATACGCGGGGTCACGTGCCGGGTCTGGTTCGGGCGGGAGTTCCGGGTCTGGCCGTGGaagaggaggtggtggtggagggGGTCAcggtggaggtggtggaggaggagggggTCAAGGTGGAGTAGGTGGATCCGGTAACGGAGGAGGGTACGGTGAAGGCGGTGGATATGGAGGAGGATACGGTGAAGGCGGCGACTGA
- the LOC103852652 gene encoding counting factor 45-1, translated as MARVQGLALLGFLVISSLVMLTESRVARKDLGLDLGGIGVGLGVGLGIGIGGGSGSGAGAGAGSGSGSSSSSSSSSSSSSSSSGSGRSGAGSSAGSFAGSRAGSGSGN; from the coding sequence ATGGCTAGGGTCCAAGGTTTAGCTCTTCTTGGTTTTTTAGTGATTTCAAGTTTGGTTATGTTAACCGAGAGCCGAGTCGCAAGAAAAGACTTGGGGCTTGACCTAGGTGGGATTGGGGTCGGTCTGGGCGTTGGATTGGGGATTGGTATTGGCGGCGGTTCAGGCTCTGGTGCTGGTGCTGGTGCAGGTTCAGGATCAGGTTCATCATCTAGTTCTAGCTCTAGCTCGTCATCAAGTTCGAGTTCTAGTGGTTCGGGTCGATCAGGAGCCGGATCATCTGCTGGTTCATTTGCTGGATCTAGAGCTGGATCAGGATCTGGTAACTAA
- the LOC103852660 gene encoding UDP-glucuronate 4-epimerase 1 — MPSIEDELFPSTPGKFKIDRSNRQLHRCFASTSTMFLWALFLIALTASYLSFQSFVDSGSRYLTASWGGIQWEKQVRTSAQIHRSGGISVLVTGATGFVGSHVSLALRKRGDGVVGLDNFNNYYDPSLKRARRSLLSSRGIFVVEGDLNDAKLLAKLFDVVAFTHVMHLAAQAGVRYALENPQSYVHSNIAGLVNLLETCKSANPQPAIVWASSSSVYGLNEKVPFSESDRTDQPASLYAATKKAGEEITHTYNHIYGLAITGLRFFTVYGPWGRPDMAYFSFTRNILQGKPITIYRGKNRVDLARDFTYIDDIVKGCLGSLDSSGKSTGSGGKKRGSAPYRIFNLGNTSPVTVPILVDILEKHLKVKAKRNFVEMPGNGDVPFTHANISSARKEFGYKPTTDLETGLRKFVRWYLSYYGYNTKAKLVH; from the coding sequence ATGCCTTCTATCGAAGATGAGCTGTTCCCGTCAACTCCGGGTAAATTCAAAATCGACCGTTCAAACCGTCAGCTCCACCGCTGCTTCGCCTCCACGAGCACCATGTTCCTCTGGGCTCTCTTCCTCATCGCCCTCACCGCCTCCTACCTGAGCTTCCAGAGCTTCGTCGACTCCGGCAGCCGCTACCTCACCGCCTCCTGGGGCGGCATCCAGTGGGAGAAACAAGTCCGAACCTCCGCTCAGATCCACCGCTCCGGCGGAATCTCCGTCCTCGTCACCGGCGCCACCGGATTCGTCGGCAGCCACGTGTCCCTCGCGCTTAGGAAGCGAGGAGACGGCGTCGTCGGGCTCGATAACTTCAACAACTACTACGATCCTTCGCTCAAGCGCGCGAGGAGGTCTCTGTTATCTTCCCGAGGGATCTTCGTCGTGGAAGGAGATCTCAACGACGCGAAGCTCTTGGCCAAGCTCTTCGACGTCGTCGCCTTCACTCACGTGATGCACCTCGCGGCGCAAGCCGGGGTTCGATACGCGCTGGAGAATCCTCAGTCGTATGTTCACAGCAACATCGCCGGACTAGTCAACCTCCTCGAGACCTGCAAATCGGCGAATCCTCAGCCGGCGATCGTCTGGGCTTCGTCGAGCTCGGTGTACGGACTCAACGAGAAAGTCCCCTTCTCGGAATCTGATCGAACTGATCAACCGGCGAGTCTCTACGCGGCGACGAAGAAAGCAGGAGAGGAAATCACCCACACTTATAACCATATTTACGGTCTTGCCATCACCGGTTTAAGATTCTTCACGGTTTACGGGCCATGGGGTAGACCGGACATGGCTTACTTCTCCTTCACGAGGAATATTCTCCAAGGTAAACCGATCACGATATACCGGGGGAAAAACCGGGTCGATTTGGCGCGTGATTTCACTTACATCGACGATATAGTCAAAGGCTGTTTAGGATCTCTCGATTCGTCGGGTAAGAGTACCGGGTCGGGTGGGAAGAAACGCGGATCCGCACCGTACCGGATATTCAATTTAGGGAACACGTCACCGGTTACGGTTCCGATTCTGGTGGATATATTGGAGAAGCATCTCAAGGTGAAGGCGAAGAGGAACTTCGTGGAGATGCCTGGAAACGGCGACGTTCCGTTCACGCACGCGAATATTAGCTCCGCCCGAAAGGAATTCGGGTATAAACCGACAACCGATTTGGAAACCGGGTTAAGAAAGTTCGTTAGATGGTATCTTTCTTATTACGGATACAATACTAAAGCGAAGCTTGTACATTAA
- the LOC103852681 gene encoding tetraspanin-9: protein MVRCRNSLVAIFNFFVFLLSIPILFSGIWLSLHGSTQCERFLDMPMIALGAVLMVVAIAGVVGSCCRVTWLLWFYLCAMFLLFVIVVCFTIFAFLVTNKGSGETIPGKAYKEYRLGDYSEWLQKRMNDNHHWKSIRSCLYDDKFCNRLELFSDIYRNASAFSKKDLNSLESGCCKPSNDCNFTYVSPTTWNKTSGPYKNPDCNTWDNDKEKLCYDCQACKAGFIDNLKTSWKVVAIVNIIFIVALMIVYAMACCAARNN, encoded by the exons ATGGTTCGTTGCCGTAACAGCCTCGTAGCCATATTCAACTTCTTTGTCTTCCTCTTATCCATTCCCATTCTCTTCAGCGGGATCTGGCTCAGCCTTCATGGCAGTACGCAGTGCGAGAGGTTTCTCGACATGCCCATGATCGCTCTCGGCGCTGTCCTCATGGTTGTCGCCATCGCAGGAGTCGTGGGATCTTGCTGCAGAGTTACGTGGCTCCTATGGTTTTACCTTTGCGCGATGTTCTTGTTGTTCGTCATCGTCGTTTGTTTCACCATATTCGCCTTTCTCGTCACTAATAAAGGCTCTGGTGAAACTATCCCCGGAAAGGCTTATAAGGAGTATAGACTCGGTGACTACTCTGAGTGGTTGCAGAAGCGTATGAACGACAATCATCATTGGAAAAGCATCAGAAGCTGTCTTTACGATGACAAGTTCTGTAATCGCTTGGAGCTCTTCTCTGATATATATCGTAATGCTTCTGCATTCTCCAAGAAGGATCTCAATTCTCTTGAG TCTGGTTGCTGCAAGCCTTCTAATGACTGTAACTTCACCTACGTAAGCCCAACAACTTGGAACAAAACATCAGGACCATATAAGAACCCAGATTGCAATACTTGGGACAACGATAAGGAGAAGCTCTGCTACGATTGCCAAGCATGCAAGGCCGGTTTTATAGACAACCTCAAGACCTCATGGAAAGTAGTTGCTATTGTCAACATCATCTTCATTGTAGCCCTCATGATTGTCTATGCTATGGCATGTTGCGCCGCCAGAAACAACTAA
- the LOC103852671 gene encoding WAT1-related protein At4g30420 has translation MGKVEEYKPVMAMIGLQLCYAGVTLSSRATLVHGTSPRVFILYRQALATISIFPFLYFSRRKSRISSLDLKSFSLIFMVSLIGITINQNLYFEGLYLASSSMGSAMGRKSKKFGNINPAVTFLISFLVGYEKVNIKNIRGLAKIAGTVLCVLGAISMTLLRGPKILNSESDFSIAKSLLGDVKDQNMWLIGCLFLFSSNLCWSFWLTLQVPISAYYPDHLSLSAWMCLLGTIQCAVVTFFLEKDPNAWILHSFSEFATCLYAVLVASALSFTVQAWVISKRGPLFSSMFNPLCTVIVTILASLFLQEEIFTGSLIGGLCVIMGLYIVLWGKAKDAMTNKEQRDNKNNSEVN, from the exons ATGGGGAAGGTAGAGGAGTATAAGCCGGTGATGGCGATGATTGGGCTGCAACTATGTTACGCAGGAGTGACTCTTTCTTCGAGAGCTACTTTGGTTCATGGAACAAGCCCTCGAGTTTTTATCCTCTATAGGCAAGCCTTGGCCACCATTTCCATCTTCCCATTTCTCTACTTCTCAAG GCGAAAATCGAGGATATCTTCTTTGGATCTAAAGAGCTTTTCGTTAATATTCATGGTCTCGCTTATAGG CATTACAATCAATCAGAATCTGTATTTTGAAGGTCTTTACTTAGCTTCATCGTCGATGGGAAGTGCCATGGGGAGGA AGAGTAAAAAATTCGGTAACATCAACCCTGCTGTCACCTTCCTAATTTCATTTCTAGTCGG ATACGAGAAGGTGAATATTAAGAATATCAGAGGCTTAGCGAAGATAGCAGGGACGGTCTTATGTGTACTAGGAGCGATCTCCATGACTCTGCTTCGTGGACCAAAGATTCTCAACTCAGAATCTGATTTCTCCATAGCGAAATCGTTGCTAGGAGATGTTAAGGACCAGAACATGTGGCTGATTGGTTGTTTGTTCTTGTTCTCTAGCAATCTTTGCTGGTCTTTTTGGCTTACACTTCAG GTTCCAATCTCTGCCTACTACCCAGATCACCTCTCTTTATCTGCATGGATGTGTTTGTTGGGAACGATACAATGTGCAGTCGTCACTTTCTTCCTTGAGAAAGACCCAAACGCTTGGATTCTCCATTCTTTTTCCGAGTTTGCTACATGTCTCTACGCTGTAC TTGTAGCGTCAGCGCTTTCTTTTACCGTCCAAGCTTGGGTTATATCCAAAAGAGGCCCTTTGTTCTCTTCAATGTTTAACCCACTCTGTACAGTCATTGTCACAATCTTGGCTTCTCTGTTCCTCCAAGAAGAGATTTTCACCGGAag CTTAATCGGAGGATTGTGTGTGATAATGGGACTTTACATTGTACTCTGGGGTAAAGCAAAAGATGCCATGACGAATAAAGAACAGAGAGACAATAAAAACAACTCAGAAGTAAATTAA
- the LOC103852691 gene encoding transcription factor IBH1-like 1 isoform X1, producing MQPTSSMKEEFLKKWQMGLQIYRPLIDNTSVSERRKAIKLSADVAMASLRKGTTCWSRALIQKTATEDNFLVRQMLSGIKAETLINKKLPKVMCHRKIVRRSKMILRRRQSRSAIEEVAAKARKLIKKKTQGLRNVVPGGEFMSNDVLLIQETLDYIVSLQTQVNVMRSIVDAAEAGSERTAYYLGKLKFAIEDG from the exons ATGCAACCCACGAGCTCAATGAAGGAAGAATTCCTAAAGAAATGGCAAATGGGCCTTCAGATATACCGTCCTTTGATAGACAACACCAGTGTCTCCGAGAGAAGGAAAGCGATAAAGCTCTCTGCAGACGTTGCAATGGCATCTCTAAGGAAAGGAACAACTTGTTGGAGCCGAGCCCTAATCCAGAAAACCGCCACCGAGGACAATTTCCTCGTACGTCAGATGCTCTCTGGTATAAAAGCGGAAACGTTAATCAACAAGAAGTTGCCTAAGGTTATGTGTCACAGAAAGATAGTGAGAAGAAGCAAGATGATCTTGAGGAGGAGGCAATCTAGATCAGCAATCGAAGAGGTCGCAGCAAAAGCTAGGAAGCTCATCAAGAAAAAGACTCAAGGATTAAGAAACGTTGTCCCCGGTGGAGAGTTTATGAGCAATGACGTCTTGCTTATACAAGAAACCTTAGATTACATTGTCTCGCTTCAGACACAAGTGAATGTCATGAGGAGTATTGTTGATGCTGCTGAGGCCGGAAGTGAACG GACCGCGTATTATTTGGGGAAACTGAAATTTGCGATCGAGGATGGATAG
- the LOC103852691 gene encoding transcription factor IBH1-like 1 isoform X2: protein MQPTSSMKEEFLKKWQMGLQIYRPLIDNTSVSERRKAIKLSADVAMASLRKGTTCWSRALIQKTATEDNFLVRQMLSGIKAETLINKKLPKVMCHRKIVRRSKMILRRRQSRSAIEEVAAKARKLIKKKTQGLRNVVPGGEFMSNDVLLIQETLDYIVSLQTQVNVMRSIVDAAEAGSER, encoded by the coding sequence ATGCAACCCACGAGCTCAATGAAGGAAGAATTCCTAAAGAAATGGCAAATGGGCCTTCAGATATACCGTCCTTTGATAGACAACACCAGTGTCTCCGAGAGAAGGAAAGCGATAAAGCTCTCTGCAGACGTTGCAATGGCATCTCTAAGGAAAGGAACAACTTGTTGGAGCCGAGCCCTAATCCAGAAAACCGCCACCGAGGACAATTTCCTCGTACGTCAGATGCTCTCTGGTATAAAAGCGGAAACGTTAATCAACAAGAAGTTGCCTAAGGTTATGTGTCACAGAAAGATAGTGAGAAGAAGCAAGATGATCTTGAGGAGGAGGCAATCTAGATCAGCAATCGAAGAGGTCGCAGCAAAAGCTAGGAAGCTCATCAAGAAAAAGACTCAAGGATTAAGAAACGTTGTCCCCGGTGGAGAGTTTATGAGCAATGACGTCTTGCTTATACAAGAAACCTTAGATTACATTGTCTCGCTTCAGACACAAGTGAATGTCATGAGGAGTATTGTTGATGCTGCTGAGGCCGGAAGTGAACGgtaa